The Deinococcus metalli genome includes a region encoding these proteins:
- a CDS encoding ABC transporter ATP-binding protein, whose product MSGLIIEVASRRFGSVQALDTVSLYVQAGEFVVLLGPSGSGKTTLLRALAGLETLDAGRITLGGRVVEDASRGLRVPPEERRLGMVFQEYALWPHLSALENVALPLREARHRDWRERARRTLERVGLDAHAARFPFELSGGQQQRVALARALAGEPEVLLFDEPLSNLDAQLRDELRLEIAQLTREGGVTAVYITHDQAEAFFLADRLGVMRAGQLVQFAPPEEVYAAPATLFVAGFTGAAGQVSGVVDGGAVRCGTVSVTLPAPARLQGPVRLALRPDALILHDTPQPNAFTARPVHCAYVGGFFQVWLTLDSGERVLAHCPHRVPDGTVVWITLDPQRTLVYADAALPAEQTVGQSVPAAR is encoded by the coding sequence GTGAGTGGCCTAATCATCGAGGTGGCGTCCCGCCGCTTTGGCAGCGTGCAGGCGCTGGACACCGTCAGCCTCTATGTGCAGGCCGGCGAGTTCGTGGTGCTGCTCGGGCCGTCCGGTTCCGGGAAGACCACGCTGCTGCGGGCCCTGGCCGGACTGGAGACGCTCGACGCGGGCCGGATCACATTGGGCGGGCGCGTGGTTGAGGACGCCAGCCGGGGCCTGCGCGTCCCGCCAGAGGAGCGCCGACTGGGCATGGTCTTTCAGGAGTACGCGCTGTGGCCCCACCTGAGCGCCCTGGAGAACGTGGCCCTGCCGCTGCGCGAGGCCCGCCACCGCGACTGGCGGGAGCGGGCCCGGCGGACGCTGGAACGCGTAGGCCTCGACGCCCACGCGGCCCGGTTTCCGTTTGAGTTGTCCGGCGGGCAGCAGCAGCGGGTGGCGCTGGCCCGCGCGCTGGCCGGGGAGCCGGAGGTGTTGCTGTTTGACGAGCCGCTTTCGAACCTCGATGCGCAGCTCCGTGATGAGCTGCGCCTGGAGATCGCGCAGCTCACCCGCGAGGGCGGCGTCACGGCCGTATACATCACGCATGACCAGGCGGAGGCGTTCTTCCTCGCGGATCGGCTGGGCGTGATGCGTGCCGGGCAGCTGGTGCAGTTCGCACCGCCCGAAGAAGTGTACGCGGCGCCCGCCACGCTGTTCGTCGCTGGGTTCACCGGCGCCGCCGGCCAGGTGAGCGGCGTGGTGGACGGAGGGGCCGTGCGCTGCGGCACCGTGAGCGTAACCCTGCCGGCACCCGCCCGGCTGCAGGGACCGGTGCGCCTGGCGCTCCGTCCGGACGCCTTGATCCTCCACGACACCCCCCAGCCGAATGCGTTCACGGCCCGTCCGGTACACTGCGCGTACGTCGGCGGGTTCTTCCAGGTATGGCTGACCCTGGACAGCGGCGAACGGGTGCTGGCACACTGCCCGCACCGGGTACCAGATGGAACGGTCGTGTGGATTACCCTCGATCCGCAGCGAACCCTGGTGTATGCCGACGCCGCCCTGCCTGCGGAACAGACGGTAGGACAGTCAGTTCCAGCGGCCCGCTGA